From Bosea sp. NBC_00550, the proteins below share one genomic window:
- the pyrH gene encoding UMP kinase produces MRPQRVLVKLSGEALAGPQGSGLDGGTLTALATDIAHASREGVEIGIVVGGGNFFRGVQGLNKGLDRTTADSIGMLGTVMNALALEHSIEAAGAPARAMSAVPMPSLCESYARKRALDHLSNGKVVILGGGTGNPYFTTDTGAALRAAELGCSHLLKATQVDGVYSADPKKDPSATRYDTLTHEDAIRRDLKVMDTAAFALARDAGLTIVVFSIAEAGALAAVLRGEGRATYVTP; encoded by the coding sequence ATGAGACCCCAACGCGTTCTCGTGAAGCTCTCCGGCGAAGCCCTTGCGGGACCTCAGGGTTCCGGCCTCGACGGCGGCACGCTGACGGCGCTTGCCACCGACATCGCCCATGCCTCGCGCGAGGGCGTCGAGATCGGCATCGTCGTCGGCGGCGGCAATTTCTTCCGCGGCGTGCAGGGGCTCAACAAGGGTCTCGACCGGACGACGGCCGATTCGATCGGCATGCTCGGCACGGTGATGAACGCGCTCGCGCTGGAGCATTCGATCGAGGCGGCCGGCGCGCCGGCCCGCGCCATGTCGGCGGTGCCGATGCCCTCGCTTTGCGAGAGCTATGCCCGCAAGCGCGCGCTCGACCATCTCAGCAACGGCAAGGTCGTGATCCTCGGCGGCGGCACCGGCAATCCCTACTTCACCACCGATACAGGTGCGGCCCTGCGCGCGGCCGAACTCGGCTGCAGCCATCTGCTCAAGGCGACGCAGGTCGACGGCGTCTACAGCGCCGATCCGAAGAAGGATCCGAGCGCGACCCGCTACGACACGCTGACCCATGAGGACGCGATCCGGCGCGACCTCAAGGTGATGGACACCGCCGCTTTCGCGCTGGCGCGGGATGCCGGCCTCACCATCGTCGTCTTCTCGATCGCCGAAGCCGGTGCGCTCGCCGCCGTCCTGCGCGGCGAGGGCAGGGCGACCTATGTGACGCCCTGA
- a CDS encoding isoprenyl transferase: protein MSSGQREADVPNPSHVAIIMDGNGRWAQMRGLPRQEGHRRGLEALRRTVRNASDLGLSVLTLYSFSTENWRRPYAEVTFLMGLLKHFVEKDLAELSAANVRVRIIGNREDLAADLRRLVEHAETSTRANTGLVLVIAFNYGSRDEIVRAARRLAADAVAGRIDPAEIDEALITRSLDTHDLPDPELVIRTSGETRISNFLLWQAAYAEFVFAPVMWPDFDRAAFEDALAQYRRRERRFGGVTASADRSVGVA from the coding sequence ATGTCATCCGGCCAGCGCGAGGCAGATGTGCCCAACCCGTCCCATGTCGCCATCATCATGGACGGCAACGGGCGCTGGGCGCAGATGCGCGGCCTGCCGCGGCAGGAGGGCCATCGCCGCGGCCTCGAGGCGCTGCGGCGCACGGTCCGCAATGCGAGCGATCTCGGCCTTTCCGTCCTGACGCTCTACAGCTTCTCGACCGAGAACTGGCGCCGCCCCTATGCGGAAGTCACCTTCCTGATGGGGCTGCTCAAGCATTTCGTCGAGAAGGACCTGGCCGAGCTCTCCGCCGCCAATGTTCGGGTCCGGATCATCGGCAACCGCGAGGACCTTGCCGCCGATCTGCGTCGCCTGGTCGAGCATGCCGAGACCAGCACCCGCGCCAATACCGGGCTCGTGCTGGTGATCGCCTTCAACTACGGCTCGCGCGACGAGATCGTGCGGGCGGCGCGCCGGCTCGCCGCCGATGCTGTGGCTGGACGCATCGATCCGGCTGAGATCGACGAGGCCCTGATCACGCGCAGCCTCGACACGCATGATCTGCCCGATCCGGAGCTGGTCATCCGTACGTCCGGCGAAACGCGCATCTCCAATTTCCTGCTCTGGCAGGCTGCCTATGCCGAATTCGTCTTCGCGCCGGTGATGTGGCCGGATTTCGACCGCGCCGCCTTCGAGGATGCGCTGGCGCAATACCGGCGGCGCGAGCGCCGCTTCGGCGGCGTGACCGCTTCCGCCGACCGCAGCGTGGGCGTCGCGTGA
- a CDS encoding VOC family protein encodes MPRLNRIIETALYVDDLERARDFYEGKLGLDPVLKTGTLFAYDVGGASILLLFQRGASLHTQSAANGSIPPHDGQGPLHIAFAIAAEEFDAWEAKLEALGITVEGRMEWDRGGKSLYFRDPDGHLLELMTPGIWKTY; translated from the coding sequence GTGCCCCGCCTGAACCGCATCATCGAGACCGCGCTCTATGTCGACGACCTCGAACGCGCCCGCGATTTCTACGAAGGCAAGCTCGGCCTCGATCCCGTGCTCAAGACCGGGACGCTCTTCGCCTATGATGTCGGCGGCGCGAGCATCCTGCTGCTGTTCCAGCGCGGCGCGTCCCTGCACACCCAGAGCGCCGCCAATGGCAGCATCCCGCCGCATGACGGCCAGGGGCCGCTGCACATCGCCTTCGCCATCGCTGCCGAGGAATTCGACGCCTGGGAGGCGAAGCTGGAGGCGCTCGGCATCACCGTCGAGGGGCGCATGGAGTGGGATCGCGGCGGCAAGAGCCTCTATTTCCGCGATCCGGACGGGCATCTTCTCGAATTGATGACGCCCGGTATCTGGAAGACCTACTGA
- the frr gene encoding ribosome recycling factor, with amino-acid sequence MAQTTFDLADLKRRMAGAVQSFKGDLASLRSGRASANMLDPIHVEAYGARTPLSQLATVSVPEPRLLSVQVWDRSMVQAVDKAVRESDLGLNPQTEGQVLRIRIPELNEQRRKEMVKVAHKYAEEAKVSVRHVRRDGIDVVKKLEKDGDMTKDDAARNSDLVQKATDQHIAEIDQALATKEKEILHV; translated from the coding sequence ATGGCCCAGACGACGTTCGACCTCGCCGACCTGAAGCGCCGCATGGCCGGCGCGGTGCAGTCCTTTAAGGGTGATCTCGCCTCGCTGCGTTCCGGTCGCGCCTCCGCCAACATGCTCGACCCGATCCATGTCGAAGCCTATGGCGCCCGCACGCCGCTCAGCCAGCTCGCCACGGTCTCCGTGCCCGAGCCGCGCCTTCTGAGCGTCCAGGTCTGGGATCGCTCGATGGTTCAGGCCGTCGACAAGGCGGTCCGCGAATCCGACCTCGGCCTCAATCCCCAGACCGAAGGCCAGGTGCTGCGCATCCGCATCCCCGAGCTGAACGAGCAGCGCCGCAAGGAGATGGTCAAGGTCGCGCATAAATATGCCGAGGAGGCCAAGGTCTCCGTGCGCCATGTCCGCCGCGACGGGATCGACGTCGTCAAGAAGCTCGAGAAGGACGGCGACATGACCAAGGACGACGCCGCCCGCAATTCCGATCTGGTCCAGAAGGCGACCGACCAGCACATCGCCGAGATCGACCAGGCGCTCGCGACGAAGGAAAAGGAAATCCTGCACGTCTGA
- the lpxD gene encoding UDP-3-O-(3-hydroxymyristoyl)glucosamine N-acyltransferase codes for MAEPIFFQLATSLDFGEVAGISGASLPAGVDSARRVEGAAALETAGPSDLAYMDNPKYAEALAATKAGLCLVSSRFADRVPAGTVALVCPAPYHAFAKILARFFPAALRPESVFASQGVAPGAVVHATAVLEPGVTVDPGAVIGPGAEIGAGTVVASHAVIGPQVRIGRNCSIGAGSTIQSALIGNRVIIHPGARIGQDGFGFAMSPKGHMKVPQIGRVIIQDDVEIGANTTIDRGASRDTVIGEGTKIDNLVQIGHNCVIGRHCVICAQTGLAGSSTLEDFVVLGGQVGLAGHMTVGAGAQIAAQSGVAGDVPRGSRYGGSPAQPALAWAREIALLKLLVAKRGRKPDTPQD; via the coding sequence ATGGCAGAGCCCATCTTCTTTCAGCTTGCGACCTCGCTCGACTTCGGCGAGGTCGCAGGCATTTCCGGCGCTTCGCTGCCCGCGGGTGTCGATTCTGCACGTCGCGTGGAAGGGGCTGCAGCCCTCGAAACGGCCGGCCCGTCCGATCTCGCCTATATGGACAACCCCAAATACGCAGAGGCGCTGGCGGCGACGAAGGCGGGGCTGTGTCTGGTTTCGTCGCGCTTTGCCGATCGCGTCCCTGCCGGCACGGTCGCGTTGGTATGCCCCGCGCCGTATCACGCCTTCGCCAAGATACTGGCGCGGTTCTTCCCTGCGGCGTTGCGGCCCGAATCCGTTTTTGCCTCGCAGGGCGTGGCTCCGGGCGCCGTCGTCCACGCCACCGCCGTGCTTGAGCCCGGCGTGACGGTCGATCCGGGTGCCGTCATCGGCCCCGGTGCCGAGATCGGGGCAGGAACCGTCGTTGCCTCTCATGCGGTGATCGGCCCGCAGGTCCGGATCGGTCGCAATTGCTCGATCGGTGCGGGCAGCACGATCCAGTCCGCACTGATCGGCAACCGCGTGATCATCCATCCCGGCGCCCGCATCGGGCAGGATGGCTTCGGCTTCGCCATGAGCCCGAAAGGGCACATGAAGGTGCCGCAGATCGGCAGGGTCATCATCCAGGACGATGTCGAGATCGGCGCCAACACCACCATCGATCGCGGCGCCAGCCGCGATACGGTGATCGGCGAAGGCACGAAGATCGATAACCTCGTCCAGATCGGGCATAATTGCGTGATCGGCCGCCATTGCGTGATCTGCGCCCAGACGGGCCTCGCCGGCTCGTCGACATTGGAGGACTTCGTCGTCCTCGGCGGCCAGGTCGGCCTCGCCGGCCATATGACGGTCGGCGCGGGTGCCCAGATCGCCGCGCAGAGCGGCGTAGCCGGGGATGTCCCGCGCGGCTCCCGCTATGGCGGCTCTCCGGCACAGCCGGCTTTGGCGTGGGCGCGCGAAATCGCCCTGCTCAAGCTTCTGGTCGCCAAGCGTGGCCGGAAACCCGACACACCTCAGGACTGA
- the bamA gene encoding outer membrane protein assembly factor BamA, with product MTSTLKSRTTKLRLSRSIGLSALMLAVSGGVAFAQAVVVHGNRRVDAETIRSYTVGRENPQEIRESLLATGLFSNVQVSRRGSQTVVTVQEQNGTVNRVAFEGNRRLKSDQLSPLVQSRAGGPLSQSLIDSDVERLREAYRRAGYGLSSVSGRIAPLPNGRQDIVFTINESGKTGIKSINFSGNQAYSSSRLRGLMSSTESNFLSWIKTSDVYDPERISSDLDLVRRFYLKNGYADFQVAGNSARFDEAAGGWVVDIQVEEGPQYKVGNVGVDSALRDIDSAALQRYVATSAGDTYNAEAVEKSLVALTTEVARRGHAFAQVRPRGDRDASGQTIGITYVVDEGPRVYVERINVRGNTRTRDYVVRRELDMGEGDAYNKVMIDRAERRLNNLGFFNKVRITNEPGSAPDRVVVNIDVEDKATGSFSIAGGYSTSDGAIGEVSLSESNFLGRGQFVRIAGTLGQRAQGIDFSFTEPYFLGYRVAAGIDLFSKFNDNYNTGRFESRVTGGQVRFTFPITEEFSITPRYSIYTTEIEIPNTTDRPYNDCSFPIPGITPTGGANTIYNCVTNGEATVAVKEAQGTTLTSLVGLNFNYNSLDSVQSPRNGFIAELKPEFAGVGGDSKFLRIAADARYYREIFDDVVGFLRVQGGHVQATSGNLRMVDHYFLGPTLVRGFAPSGIGPRDVLNDPTANAVGGTSYFGGSVEVQFPIWGLPRDLGLRGALFADAGTLFNYDGGSSSAFAGCPAGSEARQFNVVTGGAQTNIACVRDKNILRSSVGVSLLWQSPLGPIRFDYAYALTKDDGQWGLNPATGIAGKYGGDRLQAFRFSGGTRF from the coding sequence ATGACGTCGACCCTAAAGAGCCGGACGACCAAGCTGCGGCTCTCTCGATCGATCGGACTTTCGGCTTTGATGCTGGCCGTGAGTGGTGGCGTGGCGTTCGCGCAGGCTGTGGTGGTCCACGGCAATCGGCGCGTGGATGCGGAGACGATCCGCTCCTACACCGTCGGGCGGGAGAACCCCCAGGAGATTCGCGAGAGCCTTCTCGCAACCGGCCTGTTCAGCAATGTCCAGGTCAGCCGCCGTGGTTCGCAGACCGTCGTGACGGTCCAGGAGCAGAACGGCACGGTCAACCGCGTTGCCTTCGAAGGCAACCGTCGTCTGAAAAGCGACCAGCTCTCGCCGCTGGTCCAGTCGCGCGCCGGCGGCCCGCTCAGCCAGTCGTTGATCGATTCCGACGTGGAGCGTCTGCGCGAGGCTTATCGCCGGGCCGGTTATGGTCTGTCGTCGGTGAGCGGGCGCATCGCGCCGCTGCCGAATGGCCGCCAGGATATCGTCTTCACGATCAACGAGAGCGGCAAGACCGGCATCAAGTCGATCAATTTCAGCGGCAACCAGGCTTACTCGTCGAGCCGGCTGCGTGGCCTGATGAGCTCGACCGAATCGAATTTCCTGAGCTGGATCAAGACCTCCGACGTTTATGATCCCGAGCGGATCAGCTCCGATCTCGACCTGGTCCGGCGCTTCTATCTGAAGAACGGCTATGCCGACTTCCAGGTTGCCGGCAATTCGGCCCGCTTCGACGAGGCTGCCGGCGGCTGGGTCGTCGATATCCAGGTCGAGGAAGGCCCGCAGTACAAGGTCGGCAATGTCGGCGTCGACTCCGCTCTGCGCGATATCGATTCCGCTGCGCTCCAGCGCTATGTCGCGACGTCCGCTGGCGACACCTACAACGCCGAGGCGGTCGAGAAGTCGCTGGTCGCGCTGACGACCGAGGTCGCCCGTCGCGGTCATGCCTTCGCTCAGGTCCGCCCGCGCGGTGACCGCGATGCTTCCGGCCAGACGATCGGCATCACCTACGTCGTGGACGAGGGGCCCCGGGTCTATGTCGAGCGCATCAACGTGCGCGGCAACACTCGTACCCGCGACTATGTGGTTCGCCGCGAACTCGATATGGGCGAGGGCGACGCCTACAACAAGGTGATGATCGACCGCGCCGAGCGCCGTCTCAACAACCTCGGCTTCTTCAACAAGGTCCGCATCACCAACGAGCCCGGCTCGGCCCCGGATCGTGTCGTGGTCAACATCGATGTCGAGGACAAGGCGACCGGCTCGTTCTCCATCGCCGGCGGCTATTCGACCTCGGACGGCGCCATCGGCGAAGTCTCGCTGTCGGAGTCGAACTTCCTCGGCCGCGGCCAGTTCGTTCGAATCGCGGGCACGCTCGGCCAGCGCGCGCAGGGCATCGATTTCTCGTTCACGGAGCCCTATTTCCTGGGCTACCGCGTGGCGGCCGGTATCGACCTGTTCTCGAAGTTCAACGACAACTATAACACCGGCCGTTTCGAGAGCCGCGTGACCGGTGGTCAGGTGCGCTTCACCTTCCCGATCACGGAAGAGTTCTCGATCACGCCGCGCTACTCGATCTACACGACCGAGATCGAGATTCCGAACACGACCGACCGGCCTTACAACGACTGTAGCTTCCCGATCCCCGGCATCACGCCGACCGGCGGCGCCAACACTATCTATAACTGCGTGACCAACGGCGAAGCGACGGTGGCGGTCAAGGAGGCGCAGGGCACGACCCTGACCTCGCTGGTCGGCCTGAACTTCAACTACAACTCGCTCGACAGCGTGCAGAGCCCGCGCAACGGCTTCATCGCCGAACTGAAGCCGGAATTCGCGGGCGTCGGGGGCGATTCCAAGTTCCTGCGCATCGCGGCGGACGCGCGCTACTACCGCGAGATCTTCGACGATGTCGTCGGCTTCCTGCGCGTCCAGGGCGGTCACGTCCAGGCGACCAGCGGAAACCTGCGCATGGTCGATCACTACTTCCTCGGACCGACGCTGGTCCGCGGCTTCGCGCCTTCCGGCATCGGCCCGCGCGACGTGCTGAACGATCCGACCGCGAACGCCGTGGGTGGCACGAGCTACTTCGGCGGCTCGGTCGAGGTGCAGTTCCCGATCTGGGGCCTGCCCCGCGATCTGGGTCTGCGTGGAGCGCTCTTCGCCGACGCCGGTACGCTGTTCAACTACGACGGCGGCAGCTCTTCCGCTTTTGCGGGCTGCCCGGCGGGCTCGGAGGCGCGGCAGTTCAATGTTGTGACCGGCGGTGCCCAGACCAACATCGCCTGCGTGCGCGACAAGAACATCCTGCGCTCCTCGGTTGGCGTGAGCTTGCTCTGGCAGTCGCCGCTGGGTCCGATCCGCTTCGACTATGCCTATGCCCTGACCAAGGACGATGGTCAGTGGGGTCTCAACCCCGCCACGGGCATCGCTGGCAAGTACGGCGGCGACCGCCTCCAGGCGTTCCGCTTCTCGGGCGGCACCCGCTTCTGA
- a CDS encoding phosphatidate cytidylyltransferase produces MNEPEPTAPRPGPGELKLRVISALVLAALVLLATIWGGWPFRLVWILVAGLVAYEWLAIVSRSNAIPAGIGVVVAGLALAFSPASPAALAGAAAAAALLGAVATPFVRSRLALELCGVAYALAFALVTPALRDLPAIGLGLILWSFAVVWLTDIAAYFSGRRLGGPKLMPSVSPKKTWSGAIGGTVAGVIGGYLVWRFVPALHGLTTVGPVIAASLAGSIVSQAGDLFESALKRRFDTKDSSKLIPGHGGFLDRLDGYWAILVLSGLVLFAIHLDI; encoded by the coding sequence GTGAATGAGCCTGAGCCAACTGCGCCGCGACCGGGCCCGGGCGAACTGAAGCTCCGGGTCATCTCGGCGCTCGTCCTGGCCGCGCTGGTCCTGCTCGCGACGATCTGGGGCGGCTGGCCGTTCCGGCTGGTCTGGATCCTGGTTGCCGGCCTCGTCGCCTATGAATGGCTCGCCATCGTCAGCCGCTCCAACGCGATCCCGGCCGGCATCGGCGTGGTCGTCGCAGGCCTTGCGCTCGCCTTCTCTCCCGCGAGCCCCGCCGCGCTCGCCGGCGCGGCGGCTGCGGCGGCGCTGCTCGGCGCTGTGGCAACGCCCTTCGTGCGCTCGCGCCTCGCGCTGGAGCTCTGCGGCGTCGCCTATGCGCTAGCCTTCGCGCTCGTCACGCCCGCCTTGCGCGACTTGCCGGCTATCGGCCTGGGACTGATCCTCTGGAGCTTCGCGGTGGTCTGGCTCACGGACATCGCCGCTTATTTCAGCGGCCGCAGGCTCGGCGGTCCGAAGCTGATGCCGAGCGTCAGCCCCAAGAAGACCTGGTCCGGCGCGATCGGCGGCACTGTGGCTGGAGTGATCGGCGGCTATCTTGTCTGGCGGTTCGTGCCTGCCCTCCACGGGCTGACCACGGTTGGACCGGTCATCGCCGCATCGCTTGCCGGCTCGATCGTCAGCCAGGCCGGCGATCTGTTCGAATCCGCCCTGAAGCGCCGCTTCGACACCAAGGATTCGAGCAAGCTCATTCCTGGGCATGGCGGCTTCCTCGACCGTCTCGACGGCTACTGGGCCATTCTCGTTCTGTCCGGGCTTGTCCTTTTCGCGATCCATCTCGACATCTGA
- the rseP gene encoding RIP metalloprotease RseP — MEFAASLWNAGYFALSYLLPFLFVLTLVVFVHELGHFLVGRWCGVDVQTFSIGFGRELFGFNDRHGTRWRFALIPLGGYVKFSGDADAASSPDDTAVRRMSPEERSRSLPAQSIGERAAIVAAGPIANFLLAILIFAGTAFFFGKQMLIPRVDSVVAGSVAESAGLKAGDIVVAIDGRKVDSFTEMQRLISTRPEERLTVTVDRSGSMVDLPVTPALSELKTPLGIQRIGVIGVRASPKAEDWTTQRFGVVDSLRSGVSETWFVVTRTYDYIAKLLNGRESTDQLSGPIRIAQVSGLVASSGGFLGLINLAAILSVSIGLMNLLPVPMLDGGHLMFYLYEALRGRPLSPRAQEIGFRVGLALVLMLMLFVTWNDIVHVRGML, encoded by the coding sequence ATGGAATTTGCGGCGTCACTCTGGAATGCCGGGTATTTTGCGCTCAGCTATCTGCTGCCGTTCCTGTTCGTTCTCACCCTCGTCGTCTTCGTTCACGAACTCGGCCATTTTCTTGTTGGTCGCTGGTGCGGCGTCGATGTCCAGACCTTCTCGATCGGCTTCGGCCGGGAGCTGTTCGGTTTCAACGACCGGCACGGGACGCGCTGGCGCTTCGCGCTGATCCCGCTCGGCGGCTACGTCAAATTTTCGGGCGATGCGGATGCCGCCAGCTCTCCCGACGATACCGCAGTCCGGCGGATGAGCCCGGAAGAGCGCTCCCGCTCCCTGCCGGCCCAATCGATCGGCGAACGCGCGGCCATCGTCGCTGCCGGCCCGATCGCGAATTTCCTGCTGGCGATCCTGATCTTCGCCGGCACGGCCTTCTTCTTCGGCAAGCAAATGCTGATTCCGCGCGTCGACAGCGTGGTGGCCGGCAGCGTGGCGGAGAGCGCCGGGCTCAAGGCCGGGGACATCGTCGTCGCGATCGACGGGAGGAAGGTCGACAGCTTTACCGAAATGCAGCGTCTCATTTCCACCCGGCCCGAAGAGCGCCTGACCGTCACGGTCGATCGCAGCGGCAGCATGGTGGATCTGCCGGTTACGCCGGCTCTGTCCGAACTCAAGACGCCGCTCGGAATACAGCGTATCGGCGTGATCGGGGTTAGGGCCTCGCCGAAAGCGGAGGATTGGACGACGCAACGATTCGGCGTGGTCGATTCCCTGCGGTCGGGCGTTTCCGAAACCTGGTTCGTGGTGACCCGGACCTATGACTACATCGCGAAGCTGCTGAACGGACGCGAATCCACCGACCAACTCTCGGGGCCGATCCGGATCGCGCAGGTTTCAGGCCTTGTCGCCTCGAGCGGCGGGTTTCTCGGGCTGATCAATCTCGCCGCCATCCTGTCGGTCTCGATCGGATTGATGAATCTCCTGCCCGTTCCGATGCTCGATGGCGGCCACCTGATGTTCTATCTTTACGAGGCACTGCGCGGCCGGCCGTTGAGCCCGCGCGCCCAGGAGATCGGCTTCCGGGTCGGCCTCGCGCTGGTGCTCATGCTGATGTTGTTCGTGACCTGGAACGACATCGTCCATGTGCGCGGAATGCTCTGA
- the tsf gene encoding translation elongation factor Ts, translated as MAAITAALVKELRDKTGAGMMDCKTALSANDGNLEAAIDWLRAKGLAKAAKKAGRVAAEGLVAVSVQGHEGVVVEVNSETDFVARNPEFQALAKSIADVALERGGDVEALLGHHYPGGGTVQDAIANAIATIGENMTLRRTASLKVSSGVIGSYVHGAIADGLGKIGVIVALETTGKGDELAALGRQLAMHVAATNPVALDLASVAPEVLEREKAILAEKNAGKPAHVLEKITESGLKSYAKEYCLLEQAYIHDGSKSVSQVLKEIEGKVGAPVKLTGFARFALGEGIEKEEQDFAAEVAAAGGTTG; from the coding sequence ATGGCAGCGATCACCGCCGCGCTCGTGAAGGAACTCCGCGACAAGACCGGCGCGGGCATGATGGATTGCAAGACCGCGCTTTCCGCCAACGACGGCAACCTCGAGGCCGCCATCGACTGGCTGCGCGCCAAGGGCCTGGCCAAGGCCGCCAAGAAGGCCGGCCGCGTTGCCGCCGAGGGCCTCGTCGCCGTCTCCGTGCAGGGCCATGAGGGCGTCGTGGTCGAGGTGAACTCCGAGACCGATTTCGTCGCGCGCAACCCCGAATTCCAGGCGCTCGCCAAGAGCATCGCCGATGTCGCGCTCGAGCGTGGCGGCGATGTCGAGGCGCTGCTCGGCCATCACTATCCGGGCGGCGGCACCGTCCAGGATGCCATCGCCAACGCCATCGCCACCATCGGCGAGAACATGACGCTGCGCCGCACCGCCTCGCTCAAGGTCTCCTCGGGCGTGATCGGCTCCTATGTCCATGGCGCGATCGCCGACGGTCTCGGCAAGATCGGCGTCATCGTCGCGCTCGAGACGACCGGCAAGGGCGACGAGCTCGCCGCCCTCGGCCGTCAGCTCGCCATGCATGTCGCGGCGACGAACCCCGTGGCGCTCGACCTCGCCTCGGTCGCTCCGGAGGTTCTGGAGCGCGAAAAGGCGATCCTGGCCGAGAAGAACGCCGGCAAGCCTGCCCACGTGCTCGAGAAGATCACCGAGAGCGGCCTGAAGAGCTACGCCAAGGAATACTGCCTGCTGGAGCAGGCCTATATCCATGACGGCTCGAAGTCGGTCTCGCAGGTCCTCAAGGAGATCGAGGGCAAGGTCGGCGCCCCGGTCAAGCTCACCGGCTTCGCCCGCTTCGCTCTCGGCGAGGGCATCGAGAAGGAAGAGCAGGATTTCGCGGCCGAGGTCGCTGCCGCCGGCGGCACCACGGGCTGA
- the dxr gene encoding 1-deoxy-D-xylulose-5-phosphate reductoisomerase: protein MPLRIVTLLGATGSVGRSVRDIVSENPERLAIRTVVGGRDALALARVAIETGASFAALADEAGGPALREALAGTGIGSGAGRSAVLEAVACPADIVVSAISGAAGLEATFAALSPGRTIALANKESLVCAGAAVMARAAEVGARLLPLDSEHNALFQVLGAEPLSAIRSMTLTASGGPFRTWSAERIAAAVPEQALKHPNYAMGAKISVDSASMMNKGLELIEARFLFGLQADQLGVLVHPQQIVHGLVTFRDGSVSAGMAVPDMRVAAAHCLGIDGRLDAPPARFLDLAASAPLSFEHPDLERFPALGLAMAALREGGAMPAILNAANEVAVAAFLAGRLRFAGIPALVEAVCTAAPDGGQAPQDIASALAVDHDSRRRAASLLSQAPFTVT from the coding sequence ATGCCGCTTCGCATTGTCACTCTTCTGGGAGCGACCGGCTCCGTCGGACGCTCGGTCCGCGACATCGTCTCCGAGAATCCGGAACGGCTGGCCATCCGGACTGTCGTCGGCGGCCGGGACGCATTGGCACTGGCACGGGTCGCGATCGAAACGGGGGCGTCCTTCGCTGCTCTGGCGGACGAGGCCGGCGGCCCGGCTTTGCGGGAGGCGCTGGCTGGTACCGGCATCGGCAGCGGGGCAGGGCGCTCGGCCGTGTTGGAGGCGGTGGCTTGCCCCGCCGATATCGTCGTCAGCGCGATCTCCGGGGCAGCGGGGCTGGAGGCGACCTTTGCCGCGCTCTCTCCGGGGCGGACGATCGCGCTCGCCAACAAGGAAAGCCTGGTCTGCGCCGGCGCGGCCGTCATGGCCCGGGCCGCCGAAGTCGGAGCGCGCCTGCTGCCGCTCGATTCCGAGCACAACGCGCTGTTCCAGGTCCTGGGCGCCGAGCCGCTCTCGGCGATCCGCAGCATGACCCTGACGGCTTCCGGTGGTCCGTTCCGGACCTGGAGTGCCGAGCGCATTGCCGCAGCCGTCCCGGAGCAGGCGCTGAAGCACCCGAACTATGCGATGGGCGCCAAGATCAGCGTCGATTCCGCCAGCATGATGAACAAGGGGCTCGAGCTGATCGAGGCCCGTTTCCTCTTCGGGCTGCAGGCCGATCAGCTCGGCGTCCTCGTCCATCCACAGCAGATCGTCCACGGGCTGGTCACCTTCCGCGACGGCTCGGTCAGCGCCGGCATGGCGGTGCCGGACATGCGGGTGGCGGCGGCTCATTGCCTCGGCATCGATGGCCGGCTCGATGCGCCGCCTGCCCGTTTCCTCGATCTCGCGGCTTCGGCGCCGCTGAGCTTCGAGCATCCAGACCTCGAGCGCTTCCCGGCACTCGGTCTGGCGATGGCGGCACTGCGCGAGGGTGGCGCGATGCCCGCCATCCTCAACGCCGCCAATGAAGTGGCCGTGGCGGCTTTCCTCGCCGGCCGCCTTCGCTTCGCGGGCATCCCTGCGCTCGTGGAGGCGGTGTGTACTGCGGCTCCCGACGGAGGACAGGCGCCGCAAGACATTGCATCTGCTCTCGCCGTTGACCACGATTCCAGACGACGGGCCGCCTCGCTCTTGTCGCAAGCGCCGTTCACTGTCACCTAA